In Nymphaea colorata isolate Beijing-Zhang1983 chromosome 3, ASM883128v2, whole genome shotgun sequence, a genomic segment contains:
- the LOC116249576 gene encoding photosystem I reaction center subunit XI, chloroplastic: MATSVASTPAIVGQFKGRIATRGLLAPKGISGIPLRVLPSRRTSTTFTVRAVQTDKPYQVIEPLNGDPFIGSLETPITSSPLIAWYLSNLPAYRTAVSPLLRGIEVGLAHGYLLVGPFVKTGPLRNTIYAGSAGSLAAGGLVVILSICLTMYGVASFNDGEPSTGPTLTLTGRKKEADKLFTADGWAAFSGGFFFGGISGVIWAYFLLYVLDLPYYIK, encoded by the exons ATGGCGACGTCCGTGGCATCGACTCCGGCCATCGTCGGCCAATTCAAGGGAAGGATCGCTACCAGAGGTCTTCTTGCTCCCAAGGGCATCTCAGGGATTCCCCTCAGAGTCTTGCCGTCCAGGAGAACGTCTACCACCTTCACCGTCAGAGCCGTGCAGACCGACAAG CCATACCAAGTGATAGAGCCACTCAATGGCGATCCCTTCATCGGAAGTCTAGAGACTCCCATCACTTCCAGCCCTCTCATAGCCTGGTACCTCTCCAACCTGCCCGCCTACCGGACTGCCGTGAGCCCACTTCTCCGTGGGATTGAGGTCGGCCTAGCCCATGGCTACCTCCTGGTTGGACCCTTTGTCAAGACCGGTCCATTGAGAAACACTATCTATGCTGGATCTGCTGGGTCTTTGGCTGCTGGTGGGCTGGTTGTGATCCTTTCCATCTGCCTGACCATGTATGGAGTTGCATCATTCAATGACGGTGAGCCATCTACGGGGCCGACGCTCACCTTGAccggaaggaagaaggaagcaGACAAGCTTTTTACTGCAGATGGCTGGGCTGCCTTCTCGGGTGGGTTCTTCTTTGGAGGCATCTCTGGTGTCATCTGGGCCTACTTCCTCCTCTATGTTCTTGACCTCCCCTACTACATCAAGTGA